The Moorena producens PAL-8-15-08-1 genomic interval TCTTCTGTTCGTTTAGTCGTAGAAGTAGTTTCAACAAACTGGAGCGACGATTACGCTTTAAACCTGGAAGATTATGAGTCTTTCGGAATAGCTGAATATTGGATTGTTTATTATTTAGGTTTAGGCGGTAGGCGATTTATCGGCAATCCTAAACAACCTACGTTATCGGTCTACCAATTGATAGATGGCGAATATAACGTTAGTCAATTCCGAGGAGCTAACCGTATCCTATCGCCAACGTTTCCAGAATTAAGGTTAAATGCTGAACAGGTTTTTCAAGCGATCGCTTAATCGGTATTGATTAATCATGGAATGATTTGAATAGTTTTGTAGAACGGGCATCTTGGTGGAACGGGCATCTTGGTGGAACGGGCATCTTGGTGGAACGGGCATCTTGGTGGAACGGGCATCTTGGTGGAACGGGCATCTTGGTGGAACGGGCATCTTGCCCGTTTCATTTTCGGGCAGGCAGGATGCCCATTCCACTGATATTCATTCCGCCCCTCAGCAATTAACCATTAGGATTAACTGTTGTGTCTACGCATCTGTTTCCTCTCCCTCCACACCTCCCACACCTCCCACACTTCCCACACTATCCACACTCTTTCCCGGTGAGCATCAATCCTCCTGACTGGTTTGGGGGAAAATAGTAAGCTAATTTTGAATAACCTAACTTCGTATTGTAACAATATGAATTTAAGATTCGGTTAATTAAAGGTAAAATCAGGTGGACATTGGGAGTATAGATAGTGATTGAGATGCTCAAAGTAGGAACCTTAGTTCGAGTGATTTATCCTGATTATGTTGCAGGTCTTTCGGGTCGTATTGAAGCACAGGAAGAATCCGGTCGTTGGATAGTCAGATTAGAAGAAAATCCCTTTGAGCATAATGATCAACCATTTCTACTATCTCTAGATGAGTCAGACTTTGTAGTGATTAAGCCTCCTTCATACTAGTTAAACTAGTTATCATATTTTCTAATTATCAGATTTTCCATCTCCACCAACTATGAAACACCAGATAAATATAAATGAGTTCAAGAAAAACGTCAAAGCTGACTTTAACACCAGACCAAACTATGATCAAGGAAGCTTTCACCCTCGGCTAGCCAAAGGTCTAGTAGAACTATCCCAACTGGAAACTGGACAACGAATTCTAGATATTGCGACCGGCACAGGTTTAGTAGCAATTCGTGCAGCCACAATTGTCGGTGCTTCTGGAGCTGTTGTCGGTGTAGATATTTCCTCAGGCATGCTGAATTTAGCCCAACGAAAAGTTAAAGCCGAAGGTCTCAACAACATCGAATTTATAGAAGCAGATGCAGAAACTATCAACTTCCCAGATAATAGTTTCGATAGGATTCTATGTTCTTCAGCCATTGTATACTTAACAGATATCCCTGCTGCGTTACGGCAGTGGTATCGCTTCGTAAAACCAGGAGGATTAGTCGGATTTTCCTGTTTTGCAGCAAACGCCTTTCCTACAGGGGGTCTGTTTCGAGAAAAAGCAGGAGACTATGGCATTGTAATTCCTAATCCCAATCAACCCCTTGGTAGTCCCGAGAAATGTCACCAGCTACTCACCGAAGCAGGTTTTCAAGACATCAACGTCAAAACCGACCAACTTGGTTTCTACAACAGTGATACTCAAACAGTAGCAGCAAACTCTTGGCGGGGAAACTCAAAGAGTGCCTTTGGCGCGGAAATTTTCCAGCTTTCTCCAGAGAAATTAGCACAATTGAAAACTGAATTCTTTGCAGCCGTTGAGCAATTAGCCACAGCACAAGGCATTTGGATAGATATTACAACGTTTTTTGTTTTTGCCAGGAAATCGGTAACATTTCAGATTACCAAATAATCCCTAGACGTTAGCTTAAGCGCTAATTCCCAGCGTCGAAGCCTGTGCCACCCTACTTGAGGTGCTATCAGCTATCAGCTATCAGCTAATGCGCTAATTCACAGGCTTCTAGCCTGTGCCACGCTACTTGAGTTCCGAACAGCTTGTGAATAAAATAAGCTGACTGCTGACTGCTGACTGCTGACTGCTTACTTTCCGTTTTTAGAGGTTAAACGTTGCACTATTGCTATTATTTATTTTTCTGTTTGTTCTTCCTCCACCACTGGCATTGATTCTGTAGCATCTTCTGCTGAGTAGCCTGAAAATTTAGCCAATTGCTCTAACGACAGCATACCTGGATAAAACCGACCATTAATTTCCCAAGTTGGAAAGCCTCTGATCTTCGCTTCAATGCAGAGGTTAGTTTGGGAGGTTTCAGCCCTTGGGTCACATTCAATATAATTAATCTGCTTAAATGCCTCACCAAACATTTGCTTCTGCTTTGTGCAATAGGGACACCAGTAAGCCCCATACATTTTAGCACCAATTTTGTTCAAATGATCAGATAAAGAGGTGGCTGAAGGGGTAACTGGGAGTTCAGGAGCAGGGGATTCTAGGGTTAGTTTTGTAGGGGTAGGGGGTGAGGGTTCTCCTAAACAGGATTCGGCAGCTACTGTCAGTAGGACAAGACTAGAAATCACCCAGACAGTCCTATTTAAAGTACGGATAAATATCCATGGGAGTTTAATACTAGGTTTGGCATTCATAGTTTATAGGGGATATATGGGAATTATCCAGGGAATTAATCACTTATTTACCGTTTTAACCTGATATTGTCGGAAACTACCAAATCTTTATTAACGGGATGTGGTGCATATTAATGCATGCAATTAGGGAAAAATGCGCCCGAAAATTACCCTATTTACCACACTTACCACATTTTACACACTTCCCACCCTACCAGGGTCCCACACTTACCTTCTTTTTTACAAATATGAGATGCACCCAACGGAATCTAAGCTCTCTACTTTGTTTGCTTACCAGGCTCCCAGCCCATTAGCTGGCAAGCTAACCATGCCCACATAGCCTTGTATTTAGGTTGTGAACACAGCAATTGCAGAAAAAGGCTTGCATACAAAAGGCAAAAGCCAAGAGGGGTAAAGAGCTCCGGAGTTTTATTGTCCAATAAAAAAACACCATTAATATTTACATCTAATTTATAAACCCTATAGCGCTTAAGTTTAATGCTTACTTTTCTGGAATTCACCTCAGCATCAGTGAATTATCTAATAACTGATCATTATTCTTTTTCATCAACAAGCAACTATGGTAAAACGCTTGCTTACCAAAGACATGCTCGACTTTGACGCTCCAGATCAAGTCAAGGATGTTATCCAACCTCAAGGGCGTCCACCGGAAACAGACCCTACTCTGGGTATCCGTCCGGAATTAAGTATTGAAGTTAACCAAAAGCCAGGCACTCCCAGACATCGACTAGTCACGATTGGTGATTCCCTAAGCCATGGCGTCCAGAGTGGAGCAATTTTTAACACTGACCTATCCTATCCCATGATGATTGCTCAAGAAATGGGTTGGGAAGAACACCTGCGCCGTCCCAGCCAATATGGTGAATTGGGTGGATTGCCCCTGAATCTGGAGTATTTAGTTCGGCGCTTAGAGGGACAGTTTGGTGACCAGATCGACTGGTGGGAATTAGCACCAGCCCTGTTTTCAATCCAGCAATATATGGACGACTTAGAAGATTATTGGGAACGGGGTCCCGGTTGGCAAGGGGGCGTTGGTTCTACTGTTGCTATGCACAAAGGAATTAACCACAACCTCGCTATTTATGGGTGGAATATCACAGATATTATTTCTAACGACGCAGATACTCTCAGAAAAACAATCGAGGCACCAACGGATGATCTATTGCGGCAAATTGTTGAGAATGGCAACGAACATGCGGCATTAAGGGTTTTGGACTCGGCGCGGGATTCAGAGGGTAAAGCACTTACCCCAGTCCAAGCTGCCGTGGCACTAGGGCAAGAAGGAAGTCTAGAAAACGGTGAGGGAGATGGTATTGAAACCCTGATGGTCATGATTGGGGCGAATAATGCCATGGGCAGCATTGCTCAACTGAAGGTCAAATGGAGTTGCGATCGCGATTCAAATTCACCACAGTCCAATCAGCGACCTACGGTCTGGTGTCCCGAAGATTTCAAAGCTGAATGCGATCAACTAGTTGAGCAAATCAAGCAAATTAAAGCTCGCCATGTCATTTTGGCTACAGTGCCCCATGTGACCATTGCCCCCATTGGTCGTGGAGTAGGAGATAAGATCGCTACTGGCTCGCGATACTTCCCCTACTACACCCGTCCTTGGATTAGCGACAAAGATTTCGACCCCAACCGTGACCCGCACATTACCGCACAACAAGCCCGAGCAATTGATAGCGTGATTGACCAGTACAACGACTATATTGCTGATGTTGTAGGTCAGGCTCGAAAAGAAGGTCGAGATTGGTATTTATTTGAATTAGGAGGATTACTGGATTGCTTAGCTTATCGACGTTATATTGAAGACTCCGACTGCAGACCAGATTGGTGGACTCCCTATCAGCTGCCACCGGAACTAGAAGCTCTTTCACCAGTACCGGATACTCGCTTTTTTAGATCCGATGCCACCGGTCGCACCAGCGGTGGTTTCTTCACCCTAGATGGCATTCATCCAACTACCATTGGCTACGGTATCGTTGCTCAAGAAGTGATCAATATTATGCAGCAACAAGCTGGTGTCAAGTTTTATCGCAAAGACGGTCGCACAAAGCGTGATGATCCAGTCAAGATCAATTTCCAGCGCCTGATTGCTCTAGATACCTTGATTTCCGACCCACCGAAATCTTTATCGAGTAGTCTGAAATGGCTGGATTGGCTCGATCAGAACTTGCAGATTTTCCAGCGCTTACTGAGAAAGGGTAATTGAATAATGAAGAATTTAGAATGAAGAATGCAGAATGAAGAAATTTCCAATTCTAAATTCTAAATTCTAAATTCTAAATTCTAAATACTGACCTGCTCTGTTAGCGCTAAGCATTATTATCGCTTTCGTTAATACTGAATAGTTTGCAGGTCTATATTAACGAAAAGCCATCTCTTTCGTTAATAAGCGTATAAATCAAAATTTATATGATATAATTACCAGCTGGAAAAAATCTGCTGAAAGGATCCAGTACTATGCTATAGGTCAGCTTCACGGTAATTCAGATTTCGATAAACTGAAGAAAAAATGCACTTGAGGCGATTATGACCCAAAACAATCGCTCCCCATGGGATGCTGGCAGATTCATAAAAACCCTAAGCTACTTTGAGGTTATCCCTTTCCTGAGCTGCCTACAGCGATTATTCACAGGTCGTGCCAATAATCAACAATCGAGCCAAGGTAAAGAAAAAGATATGGGAGTAATACTGGTAGCTGGGGCAACTGGGGGTGTAGGCAAGCGAGTGGTTCGCCGTCTGCTTAAGCAGAATTATCCCGTACGTGCCCTAGTCAGAGATGCCCAGAAAGCTAGGGAAATCCTTGGGGATAACCTGGAACTATTCGAGGCAGATATAACTATTCCAGAGACCTTGACTCCAGCACTGTACAAGAACATTACTGCTGTAGTGTGTTGTACGGGAGCGCGGGTGCAACCGGTAGAAGGAGACACCCCGAACCGGGAAAAATACTATCAGGGCATCAAGTTCTATCTGCCAGAAGTAGTCGATACCCCGGAAGTTGTGG includes:
- a CDS encoding class I SAM-dependent methyltransferase, with amino-acid sequence MKHQININEFKKNVKADFNTRPNYDQGSFHPRLAKGLVELSQLETGQRILDIATGTGLVAIRAATIVGASGAVVGVDISSGMLNLAQRKVKAEGLNNIEFIEADAETINFPDNSFDRILCSSAIVYLTDIPAALRQWYRFVKPGGLVGFSCFAANAFPTGGLFREKAGDYGIVIPNPNQPLGSPEKCHQLLTEAGFQDINVKTDQLGFYNSDTQTVAANSWRGNSKSAFGAEIFQLSPEKLAQLKTEFFAAVEQLATAQGIWIDITTFFVFARKSVTFQITK
- a CDS encoding glutaredoxin family protein, which codes for MNAKPSIKLPWIFIRTLNRTVWVISSLVLLTVAAESCLGEPSPPTPTKLTLESPAPELPVTPSATSLSDHLNKIGAKMYGAYWCPYCTKQKQMFGEAFKQINYIECDPRAETSQTNLCIEAKIRGFPTWEINGRFYPGMLSLEQLAKFSGYSAEDATESMPVVEEEQTEK